The Limisphaerales bacterium genome has a window encoding:
- a CDS encoding PQQ-binding-like beta-propeller repeat protein: SSPAIGSDGTVYVGSLDHKLYAFKTDSKGLATSPWPMRGQNPQHTGRAPTNE; encoded by the coding sequence TCCTCCCCCGCCATCGGTTCTGATGGCACCGTTTACGTCGGGTCACTTGACCACAAGCTCTATGCCTTCAAGACCGATTCCAAAGGCCTCGCAACTAGCCCATGGCCCATGCGTGGGCAAAACCCCCAACACACCGGCCGCGCGCCCACGAACGAATAA